aaaatactaaataatcTCTTAATAACACTAgacttacttgttttttttggaaagtatATTTCTTCCCTCCCCATTACCTCTCTCCCCTCCTAGAACAACATCATGGccatcgaaaaaaaaaaattgtatcagATTTGATatccattcttttaattataatatatttggttttgaattcttttttaagttatatattttttttcaatttcatcaattgagattttcatattaattttggtcctcgtttttttattgttatttttagtttttcttatcttttttttaattgaaattgtttttcaattttatctcttatgagctttatatgtcaaatttagttcttattctttttaaatgtatatttttttttcttcaaatttatccCTAATTATTTTAGTTGGTTCAGAATtttacattgttattttttttttgggtttgcctTTTATGTAATGATCCAACCGCATGATTCGCGTCATACGTTTTGAAGGTTAGACTAGACTGACttcagttatttttaatattttttttatttcatccatcattattgtgttttttggaaattgatattctttgtttttttaccttttctttctatagagttatcttGATATCATGTTCTGGGTGATGGATTCAACAGGTTTAACAGGTTTGgctcaaaccttttttttttcatttctttttaattattatttttaatttgacccttcaatattaagttgatttgataattgagtttcatgattttattaagtCTGTTTTTCACATAGTTATCTAAATTCCATGATTAAGTTATAGTTTTGGTTTGATCATATCTTAGACATTCCTaagtcaatttcttttttggttttttggacTACTACTACATCATTGTAAGGTAAATTAGTAAATCTAACAAAAACATCTTTCAAGTTTGAATAAACATCATCAAGCCTAAACAAGATCAACAATAAGGATCACATGTATTCTATTGGGAGGACTTTGAGGGTGTTTGAGAATAGtaataattgcttttcaaagtattttttatttaaaaatatattaaaatatatattttttattttttaaaatttatttttaacattagttcattatctaaaaacactaaacaaattaatttaaaacaaaattaatttaaactttaataaaaaataaattaaaattcactctCAAACCTTGTTTATTGTCTACACCACAAAGGAAAGGGACACAAAGTTGGTCCGGATAGGTTAAGGAGGGTCCAGATATCCCATCAAAAAGCGAGGTCGAGCATTATATGGAGGTGAGGTGAAACATCTTTAGCCGAGGATGTATATCTATCCCTCATCAAATAGCATAGTGAATAAATAGTATATTGTCGCGTTCTTCATTATGGGtcgaattaattttatttaaatgtaaaaaatattaagaggcGTATATCTATCCCTCATCAAATAGCATAGTGAATAAATAGTATATTGTCGCGTTCTTCATTATGGAtcgaattaattttatttaaatgtaaaaaaatattaagagtataattttttttatttgtgttattaaatttgatcaagtaacttaaatttaaaatttcccGACTCAACTCTTTATCTAACTcaagttttcaattaaatcatgTAAGAGTTagcttaatttaaattgatcgaTTTCATAAGTCCAAATAGAACCTTGATGATCGATAAAAATATgacttaacttaaaaaaatcttcaaaatgataatttttttaaaatattaagacaataaCAGATTAAATTGATCTTAGTCCCTTCACGATCCGGGTCATGGActttattgagtttaataacttttttttttaattagatgataaaaatagatgcttatttgagataattatccctatagaaagcaaacaatAATCCATAATACAATCTATTTTCCAACCAATCCAATatcaaaggatgaaataaaataaataaattaaaagcaattaatTAAATGACCAAAAAATGAAGAAGCATAACCTATCAGAGGGTAAACTCATCAAACTTGTAAATCGGGGATACTAGGTTAGCATGTCAAACCTGTGAATTGGGTTATGGACTCCACtagtattataatttttttttaatattttttatttaactatatgataataaaaaaagacaattgtGAAATCAAACACCACCCTAATACTGAGATGTCTTTTTTTGATagtgataacctcataaaaagcaaaacgAAACCAATTATGAAACTGAATTTCCAATTGACCTTAtatctaagaataaaaaaaaaaaactaattaaaaaagttaaacttgCGAGACTCACGAACCAAAGCAACCAACCAAACTTGTAAATAAGTccataaactttataaagtttaataacataactTTTTGCTGAAACTATTTTATTAActatatggaaaaaaataaaagataaaaaagtcaagtttaattaaaaaaaaaaacaccccacCAAACTTGTAATCCATGACAAACCCGCAAACCATACTAATcttttagaaatgtaaaataaaaagaaataaattatgaagctaaattctcaaccattccaatattaaaagataaaacatgtaaaaacaaattttaaaaaaaatcgtaacaaaaatttaaaaaaaaaaacaaaaaagaaagaaagcaaatcatTGTGGATTACTACTGTCATTCACAATGCAATGTGTGTAGATAGACAATAGTTTCCTCACAACATTTAATTtgttactttataaagtttaataacatgacttttctctaaaattatttttttaactatatataaaaaaataaactatataaaaagtcaagtttaattagaaaaaagaaagacaacccacaatttaataacattactaATGAGTGTTAGGTGAACAGTGCTCCCaccccaacacacacacacacacacatattgtttttactttataaagtttaataaaatgattttcctttaaaactatatttttttaactatataataaaaaaattgacaataaaaaaagccaaattcaattacaaaaagagaaaagaaaaaaagaaggaaattccACCAAACCCATAAACCAGAGCAATTGAGGTAACCTGAGTTACATTGCAAACTCACAAAATACACTAACTTTatataaagacaaaataaaaagaaaaaacaatttgacaaaagcaattttgtaaataatcataaaaaaaaaggaaaggaaaaggaaaaaaaaaaacatgtgttcaactaggaaaaaataaataaataaaaaagacgttgtagcaattcacagtgttttgtgaggaaagctaaAATGCTTTCTCCACatactttatttattgttaattattttgtagattctttttaaccaaaaaaagtatttttaagtcTTAGGAGATTGTTTGGCATTATTAGAAAATACAATTGTTTTGGGCTTTTTTTACAAAGATAAATTTCTATTAATGAATCTCTTGTTTATCTTAGCTAACATAATATTTGtaattagaatatttatttatttttaaaattttctatgattattaaaacaacttaacaaaaaatattaaaatagcatatttatttttatgtgattgaaAGCTAAGCAAATAATAAATGTGATAAAACCCatttcaaaatctatttaaacattttaaaattaaaacatcaatttcattcgatttttggtcaaaattttattattatcatttgcttttttatatgggataaataataattgtaaaaaaattattcaaattcaaataaaacattataataatatttaaaaattatgttaaaattaaagagttagtgaattaataaatttttttcaaagtgtaaaaacaaaaggggcaaaaacagaaaaaatgaaaaatacatatattaagtagaaaataaaagagcTCAGCATTGTATTGTGCTCTGTGAGAGGAAACACTGTTGTAATGATGACAATTGATATTGAGAGGGAGTGTTGGAGTTCAATATCAACTAGGATTTAGACTAATAAAATTTAGAGTTAATAAGAGTGTTAATATTAGCTAAAAGAGGAATCCTAGTAATGTAGGAATCCTTGATGAAGAAATATTTGTAATAgactagtttattaaaatcctttgtttaaattagtttattagAATCCTTGTTAGATTAGGATTTTCTTTGAAtagtttaattctttaattatcaCTTGAAGTTTATAAATAGGCTTGCAATCTTAAGCATTATACACAAGTTGAGAGAGATACATAGAAAAGCTAGAAAGGTGTATCTTAACATAAAACTCTTGATAAAATATCATTCATgtcattccttttcttcttctttaacttTGTTCTTATAAATTAGCTCCCAACCCTATCCTTCTTTTCCGACACTCATCATCTATTGAATGCTTCTTACTTTTTACCTTCCATGGCTAGAAAGATCTACCGGttacttttgttttgcttctgTGCCTCTCATGTTTTTTCAGCAGACACACTGTACCAAGGTGGTGATTCCCTCAATTCTTCCAGTACTCTAGTTTCCAAAAATGGGCTCTTCACTTTAGGATTCACGAGACTTGGCTCTTCACTTTAGGATTCACGAATGCTAGCTACTTGGGAATATGGTACGACAACGACACAAGCCACCCTTTTTGGCTAGCCAACAGAGGCAAACCCATAGCAGACTGGTGGGGACACCAGGCCCACACCACAGATTACACGAGTATATGGACGGAGACGGCGTAAGATGCCTCAGCCTGTCACGCTTTGGTTGGGAGACTAAGCCCATGTGGGCCtatttcattgttatttatttatttagtccaCCTGGGCCTGctcattgttatttatttatttagtccaCCTGGGCCTGCTCAttgttatttatgttaaacAGTTCGATTTGATGGGCCGAGCCCAAATAGCAGGATGTTTTAGGgtttactatttatatgttcttttgtcattttgagaggtacttttgatgattaatgaaaaattgcataatttgcatatctccaatctcctttctttctcttctctagcttctttctttccctaaagcttctttcttttcttgttttaattcttattctttatGCAGGAGCATTAGTGATTGCATGGACATCTGCTGGAAAGATTGTCAATGTGTTGGTGTTAGTACCATAGGCAATAATGCCAACAATACTGGATGCACGTTTTTTTCTGGAAGCTTTACACCAGATCGGACTGGATTTGAAATTCCATACCACATCATTGTTCAAGGTTCTTCAGGTTAGCTGTTCTTTCGTTTTCTGGTTACCAATTTATAACCCAACAATGTAATTGATTTTAAACAAATTCCCATTGGATGTAGGGAAAAGGAATTGGATATGGATTATTTTAGCTTCTGTGGGATTTGTTCATTGATGGGGCTCGCGGGACTCTTGTGGTATCTGAGAAGGAGAAGACTTCGAGGTaacatttttgaaataatattttttctatatgcACTAAGACTTGTTGAATCCAGTGATTTACTTACTTAATCATATCAATCTGAGCAGAGAAGTACCTATTTGAGTTGCTGAAAATGGATGCATCGAACGACACGCTTGAACTCGAAAATGACGGAAACAAGGGCCATAATTTGAAGTTATATAGTGCTGCAACAATCATGGCTGCTACAAATTCCTTTTCTGCAGAGAATAAGCTTGGACAAGGTGGTTTTGGACCAGTTTACAAGGTAGTCTAGTTAAAAATGTTGTAACGAACCTTGTTAATTTTGTATCTCAGACCACGTATTGAGTTGAGAGCTGTTTTACTTTAGGGGACATTGCCGGATGGGCGTGAGATAGCTGTAAAAAGACTGTCAAAAAGTTCAGGACAGGGGCTGGTGGAATTCAAAAACGAGCTTATACTCATAGCTAAATTGCAACACATGAATCTTGTCAGGCTCCTAGGCTGCTGCATTCAAGGGGAAGAGAAAATGTTAGTGTACGAATACATGCCTAATAAAAGCTTGGATACATTTATATTTGGTAAGTTAATTATGCCATCATACTATAAAGTGAATGGATCTCTGTTCTTGAAAGGTTTTGGACTTGGATGAATAACATTGCTCGAATAATATTCACTGTTCTGTTTTGAATGCAGATGTATCAAAAAGGGAGCTGCTAGACTGGAAGAAACGTTTCGAGATTATCGAAGGCATTGCTCAATGACTACTTTACCTTCATAAGTACTCGAGATTGAGGATAATTCACCGAGATTTGAAGGCTGGCAACATACTGCTACAAATTCCTTTTCTGCAGACAACATACTATACCCCTTCACACAGCTACCATATCCAACAAACGCTCCCTTTTCAGCTTTGTTATCCCATTTATGCCTTAGTGATGATGGGATATGTGTGTAGCACAAGCAACCAAACACCTTTAGATGCTTGACTCCTGGCTTTCTTCCCATGAAGGCTTCAAAATGAGTCTTTTCAGTAACAGATGTTGTATAACATTTGTTCTGAATATACACAGTTGTAGTCACAGCTTCTGCCAAAAGATTACTGGCATTTCTTTCTCTATCAGCATGAACCTTGCCATCTCAcaaattgttttgtttctcCTCTCTGCAACTCTATTCTGTTGAGGATAGTATGCAACTGTCAGCTGCCTCTCCATTCCTTGTTTTACACAGAATTCTTCAAACTCCTTTGAAGTATATTCACCACCTCTGTCACTTCTTAGCTTCTTTAATTTATATCCACTTTGTAGCTCAACAAATGCTTTAAATTTCTTGAACACATTGAGTGCATCAGATTTGTTTATGAGGAAATATACCCAGCACATTCTTGAGTAATCGTCAATGAATGTGATGAAGTATCTGTTCCCTCCCACGGATTCATTCTGCATTGGTCCACACAAATCAATGTGGATTAATTCCAGTGGATAGCTTGCTCTCCATGCTTGCTTTTTGTTGAATTTCTCCCTGTAATGTTTGCCCGATGCACAGCCTGCACATACATCTTCTACTTCTGTCAGAACAGGAAGTCCACATACCATCTCTTTCTGCTACATCTTCTTCATGCTAGCAAAGTTCAAGTGTCCCAGTCTTCTATGCCATATCTAGGAATCCTCAGTCACTGAAGCTTTCCTTACTATAGGTGTGATGGATTCAAGTGAAAGTGGGAAGCATCGATTTCCTCCCATGATCATTATTGCTATAACATTGTTGAGGCTTTCATCATCAAATATTACTGCTTCGTTACCTCCAAACAGAATGTAATAACCATGCTCCATCATCTGCCCTACACTCAATAGATTTTCATCCAATTCGGGAACAAATAGTACCTCTTTTATGTATCTTTTCCCATGCTGAGTTTCCACAACCAATGTGCCTTTTCCAGTTGCTTGCACAAGGTCTCTTGAGCCCATCTTTACTTTGCAGGTTACTATTCTATCGATGTTGATTAGTTCAGATTCTTGAGAGGTCATGTGGTTGTTGTAGGCACTATCCACAAACCATACCTTTCTATCTTGCAGACTTGCAAAATGACAAGCATAGAACATGGTTCCAGTGGTAACTCTCTCTTCTTTGGCATAATTTGCTAGATGTTTGTGACTGTGACTCTCACAATCTTTTGCAATATGGCCAAACCGATTGCATCTTCCACATCTTGATTTTCCTTTGTGTCTGCATAATCCAAAGTGTTGCTTCTGGCAGACTTAACACTTTGGCTTTACACTTACTTGACTACTTCCCCAAGCAGTGTTGTTCCAACTTGAATTGTTGTagttgtttaagtttttgtttggaAGTGAATTTGGCCCCCTCCTGTCTTGTAATTGCCATTTTTTAGAAGGTCTGCCTTGGAAACCCTTGTGTGAGCTGTAGGCTTGATTGTTTCTAATCTTTAAACTGCTAAAGGCTTTCTCTGTTCCTGTTAGTTTATCCCTTTCATCATGTAGATCCTCCCTTTTATTATAGACTTTAACATAAGCGATGACTTCTTCTGCTCTCAGAACATCAAGATCTCGTGTCTCCTCAATGATTGACACAATGGATTTATATCTTCTGCTTAGACTCATTAGCAGTTTTTGCACAATTCTGTTTTCTGATACATCTTCCCCTAATGATTTCAGATTATTCACAGTTGTAAAGAATTTAGCTAGATATCCATCTAAGCTTTCACCTTCTGCCATTCTCTTGTATTGAAAGTCTTCTCTAACTGCTTGAAGTTTCACAACTCTCACCTTTTTATCTCCTCTGAATTCTCTGCTCAAGATGTCCCAAGCTCCTTTTGTagtcttttcatttcttatacGTGGGAAGAGGTCGTCTGTTAATGCTCCTTGTATGAGGCTTAATGCCTTTGCATTCTTGATTTTGTCTTCTCTGGATGTAGTGGATGCATGCAATGTAGTTTGCTCAGCTTCACTCTCTTCATCGCCTGATCCAGTTGCAACCTCAGGTGATTTATGAGATTGTATTCCAACTTCTATTACTTCCCATAGATCGAATGCTATGAGGATTGTCTCTATTTTTACAGCCCAAAAATCATAGTTTGTGCCATTGAACTGTGGAGTTCTTAGATCTCCTCCAGCAGAGCTTGATCCTACCATTTTTGAGTAATTAACAGTTTAATCAATCTGTTTTTAACAGTTTACGCCTCCTAGGAATCAGTTTgtgagctctgataccatatttgttttctaaagGTGTAGAGAAGAAAACTATATTTAAGTTTGCAGAGAAGATTGAGAATAAAATTCTTGTatatttcactattttcttAATGCAGCAAACTCTGCATTTGTATACATTGCATGTAACTGATTCCATCATTTTAGGAGCCGAAATCATCTCATCCATCCATTAATGGAGGGTCACGATCCTTACACATGTACAAAACGGTTTGTAACAGTAAAAACAACTATAACTGCCACAACAGTTTTAACTGCCTTCTTAACCAACAGAACAAAATTTCTTCTATTTCTTCATCCTTCTTCCTTCAGTCTGCGTAGTCTTCTATCACAATTAATTAGCTTAACTTTCAACAGTTCATGAATGAGACCTTCCATGGCTAGAAAGATCTACCggttccttttgttttgcttcTGTGCCTCTCACGTTTTGGCAGCAGACACACTGTACCAAGGTGGTGATTCCCTCAATTTCCAATACTCTAGTTTCCAAAAATGGGTTCTTCACTTTAGGATTCACAAGACTTGGCTCTGCTCAGTCGAATGCTAGCTACTTGGCTTTTTTTACAAAGATAAATTTCTATTAATGAATCTCTTGTTTATCTTAGCTAACATAATATTTGtaattagaatatttatttatttttaaaattttctatgattattaaaacaacttaacaaaaaatattaaaatagcatatttatttttatgtgattgaaAGCTAAGCAAATAATAAATGTGATAAAACCCatttcaaaatctatttaaacattttaaaattaaaacatcaatttcattcgatttttggtcaaaattttattattatcatttgcttttttatatgggataaataataattgtaaaaaaattattcaaattcaaataaaacattataataatatttaaaaattatgttaaaattaaagagttagtgaattaataaatttttttcaaagtgtaaaaacaaaaggggcaaaaacagaaaaaatgaaaaatacatatattaagtagaaaataaaagagcTCAGCATTGTATTGTGCTCTGTGAGAGGAAACACTGTTGTAATGATGACAATTGATATTGAGAGGGAGTGCTGGAGTTCAATATCAACTAGGATTTAGACTAATAAAATTTGGAGTTAATAAGAGTGTTAATATTAGCTAAAAGAGGAATCCTAGTAATGTAGGAATCCTTGATGAAGAAATATTTGTAATAgactagtttattaaaatcctttatttaaattagtttattagAATCCTTATTAGATTAGGATTTTCTTTGAAtagtttaattctttaattatcaCTTGAAGTTTATAAATAGGCTTGTAATCTTAAGCATTATACACAAGTTGAGAGAGATACATAGAAAAGCTAGAAAGGTGTATCTTAACATAAAACTCttgataaaatatcattaatgtcattttttttcttcttctttaacttTGTTCTTATAAATTAGCTCCCAACCCTATCCTTCTTTTCCGACACTCATCATCTATTGAATGCCTCTTACGTTTTACCTTCCATGGCTAGAAAGATCTACCGGttacttttgttttgcttctgTGCCTCTCACGTTTTTTCAGCAGACACACTGTACCAAGGTGGTGATTCCCTCAATTCTTCCAGTACTCTAGTTTCCAAAAATGGGCTCTTCACTTTAGGATTCACGAGACTTGGCTCTGCCGAGTCGAATGCTAGCTACTTGGGAATATGGTACGACAACGACACAAGCCACCCTTTTTGGCTAGCCAACAGAGACAAACCCATAGAAGACACTTCAGGGGTTCTTGCAATAGATGGATCAGGAAATATGAAACTCACCTACTCTGGAGGTCATCCTGTTGAGTTCTATTCAAGTCAATCTTCTACAACCAATATAACTGCTGTTTTAGAAGATTCAGGCAATTTTGTTCTCTTAGATGAAAATTCTGGCAGCCAGCAGGTCTTATGGCTAAGCTTTGACTTTCCTACTGATACATTCTTGCCTGGCATGAAGATAGGGATCAACCATAGAACTGGCCAAACCTGGTCCGTCATGTCGTGGTTGAGCGACTTAGTACCCACTCCCGCTGGTGCTTTCACTTTTGAATGGGATACTGATGGAAAGGAGTTGGTCATCAAGCGGCGCGGTGTAATTTATTGGACCAGTGGACCATTGAAGGCCAATACTAGTTTCGAAATTCGTTCTCTGGATCAAAGTTATGTAATACTTTCTAACGCAGACGAGGATTACTTTATGTTCACAGTATCTGGGAATCAATTTACTGCTCTGGGTCAAAGGAATTTTACAATGTGGCAGTTGACATATGATGGGAGCATGGCAGATCAAATTACTGGACAAACATATGGGGGCACTGCATGTAAAGGAAGTAACACAGATGGTGGTTGCGAGACGTGGTCAGGACCGGCATGCAGGAGCAATAGGAACAGTTTTGAATTGAGATCAGGTTTCTTTGTTAACACAGTTCCTAGGGTGTACGACGATAATTCTAGTCTTAGCATTAGTGATTGCAAGGACATCTGCTGGAAAGATTGTCTATGTGTTGGTGTTAGTACCATAGGCAATAATGCCAACAATACCAGATGCACGTTTTATTATGGAAGCTTTACACCAGACCCGAGTGGAGATGCAATGCAATACCACATCATTGTTCAAGACTCTTCAGGTTAGCTGTTCTTTCGTTTTCTGGTTATCAATATATAACCCAAcaatgtaattaattttaaataaattcccATTGGATGTAGGGAAAAGGAAAAGCAATTGGATATGGATTATTTTAGCTCCTTTGGGATTTGTTTCATTGATGGGGCTCGCGGGACTCTTGTGGTATCTGAGAAGGAGAAGACTTAGAGGTAACATTTtctaaataacaaacaaatttaCTGATTTTAAGACTAGTTGAATTCCGGGATTAGCTTACTTTATCATATCAATCTTAGCAGAGAAGTATCTCAATGAGTTGCTGACATTGGATTCAACGAACGATACGCTTGAACTCGAAAATGACGGAAACAAGGGCCATAATTTAAAGGTATATAGTGCAGCAACAATTATGGCTTCTACAAATTCCTTTTCTGCAGACAATAAACTTGGGCAAGGTGGCTTTGGACCAGTTTACAAGGtagtttgttaaaaattatttcaagaaaagGATTGAAGAACTTATTAACTTTATATCTCAGGCCAAGTATTGAGTTGAGAGCTGTTTTACTTCAGGGGATATTGCCGGATGGGCGAGAGATAGCGGTAAAAAGACTGTCTAGAAGTTCAGGACAAGGGCTGGTGGAATTCAAAAACGAGCTTATACTCATAGCTAAATTGCAACACATGAATCTTGTCAGGCTCCTAGGCTGCTGCATTCAAGGGGAAGAGAAAATGTTAGTGTACGAATACATGCCTAATAAAAGCTTggattcatttatattttgtaagttaATTATGCCATCATGCTATAAAGTGAATGGATCTCTGTTCTTGAAAGGTTGTGGACTTGGATGAATAACATTGCTGGGATATTTACTGTTATGTTTTAAATGCAGATCAATCGAAAAGGGAGCTGATAGACTGGAAGAAGCGATTTGAAATTATTGAAGGGATAGCTCAAGGGCTACTTTACCTTCATAAGTACTCGAGATTGAGGATAATTCACCGAGATTTGAAGGCTAGTAACGTACTACTTGATGAAAATCTGAACCCCAAAATTTCTGATTTTGGCATGGCAAGAATTTTCAAGATCAATGATTTAGAAGGAAATACAAACCAAATTCGTGGGACGCGGTAAGTATAGATTTACAGTTCCATGTGTCATTACTCTCTTAAGTGCTTAAAAGTTCTATGTGTCATTACCCTGTTAAGTGCTTAAAAGTAACATAACATTCACTGTGTCCATACAGTGGTTATATGTCCCCTGAGTATGTCATGGAGGGCATTTTCTCTGTGAAATCTGATGTCTTCAGTTTTGGAGTTCTACTGCTGGAAATTGTGAGTGGTAGAAGGATCCAAGGCCTCCTTGAAATAGACGGCCACCCTCTCAATCTTGTGGGATATGTAAGTTCATAAATTATACATTGCTAGCTgcataaacttttaattttaacattaaacgTAAACTTGTTTCAGACATGGGAGCTATGGAAAGCAGGTAGCCCATTTGAGCTGGTGGATCCAATACTAAGAGAATCTTGCTCTAAAGAGCAAGTCTTGAGATGCATTCATGTGGGCTTGCTATGTGTAGAAGACAATGCAGTGGATAGGCCGATCATGTCAGATGTTATATCGATGCTAACAAGTGAAGCACAATTACCACTTCCCAAACAGCCTGCATTTTCCAATGCAAGAATTATTGTGGAAGAAAATCCAGCAGAGACTGGTTCCATAAATGATGTTTCTATGTCAACCATGGATGCGAGATAGAGGTTCATTAGAGCGTTACATGGTTTATTTCTCCTCACATTTTGTATGTCATTCTCCATCAGTATTTTGCTTTTTCAATGCTTAGTCTTTTTTGGTGctctcaaaatttcaaatttcattcgGAATATGCATAGAAGTTTTTAACAaggttgtattttatattatatgtaccaTTATTCGTTAtgatatctaataaaataataaagagaactagctttatatatatatatgatgatgatgatgcataAAATGTAAGATGTGCACAGATTTTCCAATGCAAGAAGTATTGTGGAAGAAAATCCAGCAGAGATCACTGGTTCCATAAATGATGTTTCTATGTCAACCATGTATGCGAGATAGAGGATAATTAGAGCGTTAGATGGTTTCTTTGTCCTCAGATTTTGCAT
This genomic interval from Populus alba chromosome 1, ASM523922v2, whole genome shotgun sequence contains the following:
- the LOC140955823 gene encoding G-type lectin S-receptor-like serine/threonine-protein kinase At1g61370, yielding MDYFSFCGICSLMGLAGLLWYLRRRRLREKYLFELLKMDASNDTLELENDGNKGHNLKLYSAATIMAATNSFSAENKLGQGGFGPVYKGTLPDGREIAVKRLSKSSGQGLVEFKNELILIAKLQHMNLVRLLGCCIQGEEKMLVYEYMPNKSLDTFIFDVSKRELLDWKKRFEIIEGIAQ
- the LOC118037822 gene encoding uncharacterized protein — protein: MVGSSSAGGDLRTPQFNGTNYDFWAVKIETILIAFDLWEVIEVGIQSHKSPEVATGSGDEESEAEQTTLHASTTSREDKIKNAKALSLIQGALTDDLFPRIRNEKTTKGAWDILSREFRGDKKVRVVKLQAVREDFQYKRMAEGESLDGYLAKFFTTVNNLKSLGEDVSENRIVQKLLMSLSRRYKSIVSIIEETRDLDVLRAEEVIAYVKVYNKREDLHDERDKLTGTEKAFSSLKIRNNQAYSSHKGFQGRPSKKWQLQDRRGPNSLPNKNLNNYNNSSWNNTAWGSSQSHSHKHLANYAKEERVTTGTMFYACHFASLQDRKVWFVDSAYNNHMTSQESELINIDRIVTCKVKMGSRDLVQATGKGTLVVETQHGKRYIKEVLFVPELDENLLSVGQMMEHGYYILFGGNEAVIFDDESLNNVIAIMIMGGNRCFPLSLESITPIVRKASVTEDS